From the genome of Nostoc sp. C052, one region includes:
- a CDS encoding radical SAM protein: MSIVKGTEEIVKPLQESELNKKGLCDYVINVASGCLHGCTFCYVPSTPAIRARQSHLKNKGVDNPQMDWGQYLFLRQEIPQKLEKILSRKKAWRETPAGKGVVLLCSGTDPYQNNQTASVTRSTVEILLKYNKKVRILTRSPLWVKDIDILKHKNVTVGMSLPYLDDDLSRQIEPHAPSPSLRYEAMLEGYKAGCRLYVAVAPTPPNMALDDFKRHLEKVMCISPEVIFWEPINARGSNGKRMMAAGLDFAEAIMTKNSWAECFIKQWEYIETAATELGCFDKLHIWVDPGLKDYVDSAKLEHWLYKPTSEKWDKLEYLPKKAA; encoded by the coding sequence ATGTCGATTGTCAAAGGTACTGAAGAAATAGTTAAACCACTTCAAGAAAGTGAGCTTAACAAAAAGGGATTATGTGACTATGTAATCAACGTGGCATCAGGTTGTTTACATGGTTGTACCTTCTGTTATGTCCCCTCAACTCCAGCAATTCGAGCAAGGCAGTCACATCTAAAAAACAAAGGAGTCGATAACCCGCAAATGGACTGGGGACAATACCTGTTTCTCCGTCAAGAAATCCCTCAGAAGCTAGAAAAAATACTTAGCCGTAAGAAGGCTTGGAGAGAGACACCAGCCGGGAAAGGTGTAGTTTTACTCTGCTCAGGTACTGATCCATATCAAAACAATCAGACTGCAAGTGTTACCCGCAGTACTGTTGAGATTTTATTGAAGTATAACAAGAAAGTTAGAATTTTAACTCGTAGCCCATTATGGGTGAAGGATATCGACATCCTTAAGCACAAGAATGTAACGGTAGGGATGAGCTTGCCTTACCTAGATGATGACTTGAGTCGGCAAATTGAACCTCATGCACCTTCACCAAGTCTGCGCTATGAGGCAATGCTTGAAGGTTACAAAGCTGGGTGCCGATTATATGTTGCAGTTGCTCCTACTCCTCCCAATATGGCTTTAGATGATTTTAAAAGGCATCTAGAGAAAGTAATGTGTATTAGCCCGGAAGTCATCTTTTGGGAACCTATTAATGCTCGTGGCAGTAACGGTAAAAGAATGATGGCAGCAGGGCTAGATTTTGCAGAGGCTATTATGACTAAAAACTCATGGGCTGAATGCTTTATTAAACAATGGGAATATATAGAAACTGCTGCAACTGAGTTAGGATGTTTTGATAAACTTCATATTTGGGTTGATCCTGGTTTAAAAGACTATGTAGATAGTGCAAAACTTGAACACTGGCTGTATAAACCCACATCTGAAAAATGGGATAAATTAGAATATTTACCAAAAAAAGCAGCTTAA
- the brxL gene encoding protease Lon-related BREX system protein BrxL, translating to MDDLNQKLNSIYPGKVVRKDLTKRIKEGANVPVYVLEYLLGMYCATDDETTIEEGVTRVKNILAQNYVRPDEAEQIKSKIRELGRFTIIDRVTVTLNDRDDIYQGTLMNLGVKGVVIDPEIVKPNQKLLGGGIWCILQLEYEAGTKPSPFIVGSLKPIQMPSVDMDELFAGRPAFTRSEWIDLLIRSTGLEPTTVSEDVKWHLLARLVALCENNYNCCELGPRSTGKSHVYKEVSPNSILVSGGKTTVANLFYNMSNRRVGLVGLFDVVAFDEVAGMSFHDNDGVQIMKDYMASGSFARGKAEITANASMVFVGNINQSVESLVKTSHLLAPFPEAMIDTAFFDRFHAYIPGWEIPKFSPENFTNQYGFIVDYLAEWLREMRKRSFADAIDLHFRLGNNLKQRDVQAVRKTVSGLLKLLFPDGSFSKEDVREALVYGLRVRRRVKEQLKKIGGMEFYDVHFSYIDLETLDEHFVSVPEQGGSSLISQEMLTPGHLHFVSTGDSGIIGVFKLELQAVPGSGKLVRTGLATAGKMKDSLNIAMNYFKANAQRVSSSIHPSNLDFLLQLLDLQGSGAPQESGLALFVSLCSASLKRSVQTQFAIFGEMTIGGTITPVSNLAGSLQVAFDAGAKRILLPMASAVDLASVPPELFAKFQTSFYADPVDAVFKALAVD from the coding sequence ATGGATGACCTGAATCAAAAACTAAACAGCATTTACCCTGGAAAGGTAGTACGTAAAGACCTGACTAAACGTATTAAAGAAGGTGCTAACGTACCAGTGTATGTGCTGGAATACCTACTCGGTATGTATTGCGCGACCGACGACGAAACCACCATTGAAGAAGGGGTTACTCGTGTAAAAAACATCCTGGCACAGAATTATGTCCGTCCTGATGAAGCAGAACAGATCAAATCTAAAATTCGGGAATTGGGACGATTCACCATCATTGACCGGGTAACGGTTACGCTCAATGACAGAGATGACATCTACCAGGGAACTTTAATGAACCTGGGTGTAAAAGGCGTAGTCATTGACCCAGAAATTGTCAAACCCAACCAAAAGCTTTTGGGTGGTGGTATTTGGTGTATTTTACAACTGGAATATGAAGCAGGAACCAAACCCAGTCCCTTCATTGTGGGAAGCCTCAAACCTATCCAAATGCCTAGTGTGGATATGGATGAACTGTTTGCGGGTCGCCCAGCTTTTACCCGCAGTGAATGGATTGACCTGCTAATTCGGTCAACAGGACTGGAACCCACTACCGTCAGTGAAGACGTAAAATGGCATCTACTTGCCCGTTTGGTAGCCCTTTGTGAAAATAACTACAACTGCTGCGAACTTGGGCCCCGTTCTACAGGTAAATCCCACGTCTACAAAGAAGTTTCTCCTAACTCAATCTTGGTTTCTGGTGGAAAAACTACAGTAGCGAATCTTTTCTACAATATGTCCAATCGTCGCGTGGGACTAGTGGGTTTATTTGACGTGGTTGCCTTTGATGAAGTAGCAGGCATGAGCTTCCATGATAACGACGGTGTACAAATCATGAAAGACTACATGGCATCAGGTTCTTTTGCACGTGGTAAGGCGGAGATTACCGCCAATGCTTCTATGGTCTTTGTCGGCAACATTAATCAAAGCGTGGAATCTTTGGTGAAGACCTCACACCTGCTAGCACCTTTCCCCGAAGCCATGATTGACACCGCCTTCTTCGACCGTTTTCACGCTTATATTCCTGGCTGGGAAATCCCCAAATTTAGCCCGGAGAATTTTACCAACCAGTACGGGTTTATTGTCGATTACTTAGCGGAGTGGCTGCGGGAAATGCGTAAACGCAGTTTTGCCGATGCCATAGACCTCCACTTCAGACTAGGTAACAATCTTAAGCAACGAGATGTTCAAGCAGTTCGCAAAACTGTATCAGGGCTGCTAAAACTGCTTTTCCCAGATGGCTCATTTAGTAAGGAAGATGTGCGTGAAGCCCTAGTGTATGGGCTGCGGGTGCGACGGCGCGTGAAAGAACAGTTAAAGAAAATTGGTGGAATGGAATTTTACGATGTGCATTTCAGTTACATCGACTTGGAAACTCTAGATGAACATTTTGTCTCAGTACCGGAACAGGGTGGTTCGAGCTTGATTAGTCAGGAAATGCTGACTCCCGGTCACTTGCACTTTGTCAGTACTGGAGATAGCGGCATAATTGGGGTATTCAAACTTGAACTGCAAGCAGTACCCGGTAGTGGCAAGCTAGTACGTACTGGTTTAGCAACGGCTGGCAAGATGAAGGATAGTTTAAACATTGCTATGAATTACTTTAAAGCTAACGCTCAAAGAGTTAGCAGTAGCATTCACCCAAGTAATTTGGATTTTTTGCTCCAGTTACTAGACTTGCAAGGGTCTGGCGCACCCCAAGAGAGTGGATTAGCATTGTTCGTTTCTTTATGTTCTGCTTCTCTAAAACGTAGTGTTCAAACGCAATTTGCAATATTTGGGGAAATGACCATTGGTGGGACAATTACACCAGTCAGCAACCTAGCAGGTAGCCTGCAAGTAGCCTTTGATGCTGGCGCTAAACGTATCCTCTTACCAATGGCAAGCGCTGTGGACTTAGCCAGTGTTCCGCCAGAGTTGTTTGCTAAATTTCAAACATCATTTTACGCTGACCCCGTAGACGCGGTATTTAAAGCGTTAGCAGTCGATTAA
- the pglZ gene encoding BREX-1 system phosphatase PglZ type A, with translation MNTARIQNTLETLFQDSARWLHPGRRVVFWYDPEQQFTSSFNELQLEGVEKLQLADTAFTVKYHLLVEQPNQTFLLYAPFPEPAPQENWLLDIQKSGLTFSADPAALIYADLGLRSRGLEIVIREHQKFFKSRKRTEALQAMGISPDSDERGLLLAMLSVLAGLKVPDAGTLIRRVLLGGLLESDNTLWSDIERFISPEAFWEVVQEHTDFPKQNPSLNKLFVQLLITHFAKSLHDTIPPQLANQVITPGQRAYAFIDQWMRDQQDSLGWKILSSEVAEQLHIFDAIENLEPEVLFEAASFEVVDKVLIRTCVKTLQMQMGQQVTELTPWRTWLQARHTLIWFPQYEKIYQALEAAIALLEFKQQYPEGFCQPAPLLFKAYASDLHSFDKAYRHFIVKSDDAQGDILKGLIDDVENLYTQWFLDSLGEAWSDAVSNNNWELEGVASQTRFFGRHVFPILERSDREKVFVIISDALRYEVASELEEVIKKEVRGETSLEAQLGVLPSVTRLGMAALLPGSKLELIPGDDDVRLDGLGTKGALARQKVLNQNSRVEATVLSAKDLLEMNTDEGRAAVQPYRLIYIYHNVIDAIGDQASSERQVLSACGTAISELLRLVKKICNSINGTNVIITADHGFLYQRRPIQEADKRPLPSGEVVLEGKRRYLLAREQLNDSTLLHFNLPYTENGTVAIVPRGSLRFAVQGAGAQFVHGGASLQEVCVPVITYHHQRAVKGDEGPARKVGVQVSARVRRVTNNRFTLTLVQSDAVEGRWRSRQITVAFYDPQTNIPITDVRGANLSSTSPHPSDREISLRLTVTTANPPSNVYLIVKDADDESELLRETWAVSLGIANDFGDF, from the coding sequence ATGAACACCGCTCGTATCCAAAACACTTTAGAAACACTCTTTCAAGATTCAGCCCGTTGGTTGCACCCAGGACGGAGGGTGGTGTTTTGGTACGACCCCGAACAACAATTTACCAGCAGCTTCAATGAACTCCAACTCGAAGGCGTAGAAAAACTCCAACTTGCTGATACTGCCTTTACTGTCAAATATCACCTGCTAGTCGAGCAACCTAATCAAACTTTTCTACTGTACGCCCCCTTTCCCGAACCTGCGCCCCAAGAAAACTGGCTTCTAGACATCCAAAAAAGCGGTTTAACCTTCTCTGCTGACCCCGCCGCCCTCATATATGCAGATTTAGGATTGCGATCGCGCGGTCTGGAAATTGTCATCCGGGAACATCAGAAATTCTTTAAAAGCCGTAAACGGACAGAAGCCCTGCAAGCAATGGGTATTTCCCCCGACAGCGATGAACGGGGATTACTCCTGGCTATGCTTTCCGTCCTCGCAGGCTTAAAAGTACCGGATGCAGGGACACTGATTCGGCGGGTGCTGCTAGGAGGGTTATTAGAGTCGGATAACACCCTCTGGTCTGATATTGAGCGTTTTATCTCCCCTGAAGCTTTCTGGGAAGTAGTCCAAGAACACACGGATTTTCCTAAGCAAAACCCCAGTTTAAACAAGCTATTCGTGCAGTTGTTAATTACTCATTTTGCTAAATCTCTGCACGATACCATCCCGCCCCAGCTAGCAAACCAAGTCATCACTCCTGGACAACGAGCTTATGCTTTTATCGACCAGTGGATGCGCGACCAGCAAGATTCTCTAGGCTGGAAGATCCTCAGCAGTGAGGTGGCAGAACAATTACATATATTTGATGCTATAGAGAATTTAGAGCCGGAAGTTTTATTTGAAGCAGCCAGTTTCGAGGTGGTAGATAAGGTATTAATCCGCACCTGCGTTAAAACCCTGCAAATGCAAATGGGGCAACAAGTAACAGAATTGACACCCTGGCGAACTTGGTTACAGGCACGTCATACCCTGATTTGGTTCCCCCAGTATGAGAAGATTTATCAAGCATTGGAAGCTGCGATCGCTCTTTTGGAATTTAAGCAGCAGTATCCAGAAGGATTCTGCCAGCCAGCCCCACTTCTCTTCAAAGCCTACGCCAGCGATTTACACTCCTTTGACAAAGCTTATCGCCACTTTATCGTCAAGAGCGATGATGCCCAAGGGGATATCCTCAAGGGTTTAATTGACGATGTGGAAAATCTATACACCCAATGGTTCCTGGATAGTCTAGGAGAAGCTTGGTCTGATGCCGTTAGCAACAACAACTGGGAATTGGAGGGCGTAGCATCCCAAACTAGATTTTTTGGCAGGCACGTATTCCCAATTTTAGAACGGAGCGATCGCGAAAAAGTATTTGTGATTATCTCCGATGCTTTGCGCTATGAAGTCGCCAGCGAACTCGAAGAGGTGATTAAAAAAGAAGTTCGGGGTGAAACCAGCCTAGAGGCACAATTGGGAGTTTTACCCAGCGTGACACGGTTGGGTATGGCAGCACTTCTTCCAGGGTCAAAGCTAGAACTGATACCAGGTGATGATGATGTCCGACTGGATGGGCTTGGTACTAAAGGAGCATTAGCAAGGCAAAAGGTACTAAATCAAAATAGTCGGGTAGAAGCTACAGTACTTAGTGCCAAAGACCTGCTAGAGATGAATACTGACGAAGGACGGGCTGCTGTGCAACCTTATCGCCTAATCTACATTTATCACAACGTCATTGATGCGATCGGCGATCAGGCATCCAGCGAACGTCAAGTACTATCAGCTTGCGGAACAGCAATTAGCGAACTGCTACGGCTGGTAAAGAAAATTTGTAATTCTATCAATGGTACAAACGTTATTATCACCGCAGACCACGGTTTTTTATACCAACGTCGCCCCATTCAAGAAGCAGACAAGCGACCCCTACCAAGTGGTGAAGTAGTACTGGAAGGCAAACGCCGCTACCTGCTAGCACGAGAACAGTTGAATGACTCAACCTTACTGCACTTTAACCTGCCCTATACAGAAAATGGCACAGTTGCGATCGTACCTCGTGGTAGTTTACGCTTTGCCGTCCAAGGTGCAGGAGCGCAGTTTGTCCACGGCGGGGCATCTCTCCAAGAAGTCTGCGTACCAGTCATCACCTATCATCACCAAAGGGCGGTTAAAGGAGACGAAGGCCCAGCCCGGAAAGTAGGGGTACAGGTAAGTGCCAGAGTTCGGCGGGTAACGAATAATCGTTTTACATTGACATTAGTACAAAGTGATGCAGTTGAGGGGAGATGGCGATCGCGTCAAATTACAGTTGCGTTCTACGATCCCCAAACTAATATACCGATAACAGATGTGCGAGGAGCAAACTTAAGCAGCACTAGCCCTCATCCTAGCGATCGAGAAATTAGCTTAAGGTTGACCGTAACTACCGCTAATCCTCCTAGTAACGTCTATTTAATAGTTAAGGATGCAGACGATGAGAGTGAATTGCTCCGAGAAACCTGGGCAGTTAGTTTAGGGATCGCTAACGACTTTGGAGATTTCTAA
- a CDS encoding CHAT domain-containing tetratricopeptide repeat protein produces MKKGFGTQKYTYKNYQFFLKKLIRLITSSKNNTTLINSFLVNNSDKINDKFAKILLDWQEKKLQQAPLYLVRDTSIFISNTSNFFLELPLGNRSLNLEIAINGYKIALTALSISDYPEEWATTLSNMGVAYLRRIEGKRVENLEFALTCLQDSLQIRTYEKFPYEWAVSQINLGAIYNERVKFDKAENQEQAIKAYSCALQFLDNKLHPYYWALANNNLGNVYCMRVYGERVENFKLAIAAYEAALQVYTCEAFPQDWAMLQNNLGRAYQDRHGANRNGDLKAAIAAYQVSLQVYTHEAFPQDWAMVQNHLGNAYCDLVGEQFTEFKQETVLYKTLLNIYNIPLFLHEWVTIQNDFLDFYKTLINQQLENLNLAILAYQSALQVYTPNTFLRDWAEIQNNLASVLSLTGQVPEAIECYKSAIETCNPNTSPSEYFRYGRNLGMTSFIFGYYIEAIEGFEKAIEAIEQSRSWANTDWRKESILSEAIDVYAGIIEAYIKTDKLDLAISYIERSKARNLLELLKTRDILPKGNIQEKVIHELQTLRREIVVEERRLEVEMKNQIYNTDMFVANNNHLNNLHQRLENFIKYNIQPHDPTFSLTQKVEAISFTEIQYLLPNHETALIEWYILNDRFIVFIIIKESSKPIIWQSLPQDLKNLVHWANTYFNSYYKNRKLWQSNLNNYLKQLANFLHLDHIISLLPKACNKLILVPHQFLHLFPLHALPIIDDLCLIDRFSQGISYIPSCQLLQISQNQHRPLFQNLFALQNPTADLPYADIEVSEISLFFQTAQVLVQEEATKATIQNIQDLSQIHCSHFSCHGVYNINSSLESYLLLANGERLTLGEVFNINLSKCRLVSLSACETGFVNFNSVSDEYVGFPSGFIYAGSPNIISSLWNINDLSTSLLMIRFYQNLKIDSNIARALNEAQIWLRDSKKIELQEWNQQLILSKTSQQEIQAFLDWFEPDEQPFSEKYYWAAFCAIGK; encoded by the coding sequence ATGAAAAAAGGATTTGGAACACAAAAATACACTTATAAAAATTATCAATTTTTTCTAAAAAAATTAATTAGGCTTATAACAAGTAGTAAAAATAATACAACATTAATTAATTCATTTTTGGTAAATAATTCAGATAAAATTAATGATAAATTTGCAAAAATATTACTAGATTGGCAAGAAAAAAAGCTACAACAAGCCCCTTTATATTTAGTAAGGGATACATCCATATTTATAAGCAATACTAGTAACTTTTTCTTAGAACTTCCTTTAGGTAATAGGAGCTTAAATTTAGAAATAGCTATTAATGGATACAAAATAGCTCTGACTGCTTTAAGTATAAGTGATTATCCAGAAGAATGGGCAACAACTCTAAGCAATATGGGGGTAGCTTACCTACGAAGAATTGAAGGTAAACGAGTAGAAAATTTAGAATTTGCACTAACTTGTTTACAAGATTCTTTACAAATTAGAACATATGAAAAATTTCCTTATGAATGGGCAGTTTCACAAATTAATTTAGGTGCTATTTATAATGAGAGAGTTAAATTTGATAAAGCTGAAAATCAGGAGCAAGCTATTAAAGCATACTCTTGTGCATTACAATTCTTAGATAATAAATTACATCCTTATTATTGGGCATTAGCTAATAATAATTTAGGTAATGTATACTGTATGAGAGTTTACGGTGAACGTGTTGAAAACTTCAAATTAGCAATAGCAGCTTACGAAGCTGCTCTACAAGTTTATACTTGTGAGGCATTTCCTCAAGATTGGGCCATGCTTCAAAACAACTTAGGTAGAGCTTATCAGGATAGGCATGGAGCTAATAGAAACGGAGATTTAAAAGCAGCGATAGCTGCTTATCAAGTATCTCTACAGGTTTACACTCATGAGGCATTTCCTCAAGATTGGGCTATGGTGCAGAATCATTTAGGTAATGCTTATTGCGATTTAGTTGGTGAACAATTTACGGAATTCAAACAGGAAACTGTTTTATATAAAACTTTACTAAACATCTATAATATTCCTTTATTTTTACATGAATGGGTTACTATTCAAAATGATTTTCTAGACTTTTACAAAACTTTGATAAATCAGCAATTAGAAAATTTAAATTTAGCAATTTTAGCCTATCAATCTGCTTTGCAAGTTTATACACCTAATACATTTCTTAGAGATTGGGCTGAGATACAAAACAATTTAGCTTCTGTTTTAAGTCTAACAGGACAAGTACCTGAAGCTATTGAATGTTATAAATCTGCGATAGAAACTTGTAATCCAAATACATCTCCTAGTGAATATTTCAGATATGGCCGTAATTTAGGAATGACATCTTTTATATTTGGTTATTATATAGAAGCGATTGAGGGTTTTGAAAAAGCTATTGAAGCTATTGAGCAGAGTCGTTCATGGGCAAATACCGATTGGCGTAAAGAAAGTATTCTTTCTGAAGCTATAGATGTTTACGCTGGTATTATAGAAGCTTATATTAAAACAGATAAACTAGATCTAGCAATTAGTTATATAGAACGAAGCAAAGCCCGTAATTTATTAGAACTTCTTAAAACTAGAGACATTTTACCAAAAGGAAATATCCAAGAAAAAGTTATTCATGAACTTCAAACACTTCGTAGAGAAATCGTAGTTGAAGAACGACGACTAGAAGTTGAAATGAAGAATCAAATATATAATACAGATATGTTTGTTGCTAACAATAACCACCTTAACAATTTACATCAACGACTTGAGAATTTTATCAAATATAATATACAACCTCATGACCCAACATTCAGCTTAACTCAAAAAGTAGAAGCAATTAGTTTTACTGAAATCCAATATCTGCTTCCTAACCATGAAACTGCTTTAATAGAATGGTATATCTTAAACGATAGATTTATAGTATTTATTATAATTAAAGAAAGCTCTAAACCTATTATTTGGCAATCACTGCCTCAAGACCTCAAAAATTTAGTTCATTGGGCAAATACTTACTTTAATAGCTATTATAAAAATAGGAAGTTATGGCAGTCCAACTTAAATAATTACCTTAAGCAGTTAGCTAATTTTTTGCATCTAGATCATATCATTTCACTCCTCCCTAAAGCTTGTAATAAATTAATTCTTGTTCCTCATCAGTTTTTACACTTATTTCCTCTTCATGCTTTACCTATTATTGATGATTTATGTTTAATTGATCGCTTTTCTCAAGGAATCAGCTACATTCCTAGTTGTCAATTGTTACAAATTAGCCAAAACCAGCATCGTCCTCTGTTTCAAAACCTATTTGCGCTACAAAACCCTACCGCCGATCTCCCCTATGCTGATATTGAAGTGTCAGAAATTAGTTTATTTTTCCAAACTGCTCAAGTGTTAGTTCAAGAAGAAGCAACGAAAGCAACTATTCAAAATATTCAAGATTTATCTCAAATTCATTGTAGTCATTTTTCTTGTCATGGAGTGTACAATATAAATTCATCATTAGAATCATACCTGTTATTAGCTAACGGAGAACGCTTGACTTTGGGGGAAGTTTTTAATATAAATCTTAGCAAATGTCGTCTTGTAAGCCTTTCCGCTTGTGAAACAGGCTTTGTTAATTTCAACTCTGTCAGTGATGAATACGTTGGTTTTCCTAGCGGTTTTATATATGCAGGTAGCCCAAATATAATAAGTTCACTTTGGAATATTAACGATTTATCAACATCTTTATTAATGATCCGTTTCTATCAAAATCTTAAAATTGATTCAAATATTGCTCGTGCATTAAATGAAGCTCAAATATGGTTACGTGATAGCAAAAAAATAGAATTACAAGAATGGAATCAGCAATTAATTTTGAGCAAAACTTCTCAGCAAGAAATACAAGCTTTTCTTGATTGGTTTGAACCTGACGAGCAACCTTTTAGTGAAAAATATTATTGGGCAGCCTTTTGTGCCATCGGAAAGTAA
- a CDS encoding BrxA family protein: MPETAYTARTNNAFVLIETLRVAELMYQGATQEDIRQRVLVEDLFQLRSQASRERALQTILKRLQQVPEEYIQLIATGNPDIRRFTILFLILREHRLLRELIDEVLLDKIKGFNYVVTTADLRTFFEGKRDQNLTVAAWSNSTYKKAASNTLLVLVNAGLLQPTFPRGNYQIRSVPIPSALRQKLLADGLSYYLTLMLDF; encoded by the coding sequence ATGCCTGAAACTGCTTATACTGCTCGTACTAACAATGCTTTTGTTCTAATTGAAACCCTTCGAGTTGCTGAACTGATGTACCAAGGTGCAACCCAGGAAGATATTCGGCAACGGGTATTGGTGGAGGATTTGTTTCAACTGCGCTCTCAAGCTTCCCGTGAGCGGGCGCTGCAAACTATTCTCAAACGTCTTCAGCAAGTCCCAGAGGAATATATTCAATTAATTGCCACTGGCAACCCTGATATCCGCCGATTCACCATATTGTTTCTGATTCTGCGAGAACATCGCCTTCTGCGCGAACTCATTGATGAAGTCCTGCTAGACAAAATTAAGGGTTTTAATTACGTCGTAACGACTGCTGATTTGCGAACCTTCTTTGAAGGAAAACGAGATCAAAATTTAACTGTGGCTGCATGGTCAAACTCCACCTATAAAAAAGCTGCTAGCAACACTTTACTAGTGCTAGTAAATGCGGGTCTGTTGCAACCCACGTTTCCAAGAGGAAATTATCAAATTCGCTCTGTTCCGATACCATCAGCCTTGCGTCAAAAGCTACTTGCTGATGGGCTAAGTTATTACTTGACTCTCATGCTTGATTTTTAA
- a CDS encoding three-Cys-motif partner protein TcmP produces MNKQIFGGDWTEEKLNRIRKYLPAYVYVLKDKGLKYAYIDAFAGTGYRELKDAEQQSQLLFPELIEQEPQRFMDGSARIALQVEPRFNRYIFIEKDKNKISDLEQLKVEFPDKSQDIIIINEDANIYLKNLCSKDWRKNRAVLFLDPFGMQIPWETIVLIAQTQAIDLWYLFPLGVAVNRLLTRDGNIQEAWRRRLDNIFGTDDWFEAFYQSVKPQSKQLNLFEIDNNPSTEKTEKIANFELISQYFVERLKTAFAGVAENPLVLRNSRNNPLFLLCFASGNPKGAPTAIKIAQHILKG; encoded by the coding sequence ATGAACAAACAAATATTCGGTGGTGATTGGACAGAAGAGAAATTAAATCGAATTCGTAAATATCTTCCTGCTTACGTATATGTATTAAAAGATAAGGGACTAAAATATGCTTATATAGATGCTTTTGCAGGTACGGGATATAGGGAACTTAAAGATGCAGAACAACAAAGTCAATTACTATTTCCCGAACTCATTGAGCAAGAACCACAAAGATTTATGGATGGTTCAGCACGAATTGCACTTCAGGTAGAACCAAGGTTTAATCGATACATTTTTATTGAAAAGGACAAAAATAAAATATCTGACTTAGAGCAGTTGAAAGTAGAGTTTCCAGATAAAAGTCAAGATATAATAATAATTAATGAAGATGCTAATATTTATTTAAAAAATTTATGTAGTAAGGATTGGCGAAAGAATCGCGCAGTACTATTCTTAGATCCATTTGGAATGCAAATTCCGTGGGAGACAATTGTTTTAATCGCCCAAACACAAGCAATTGACCTTTGGTATCTGTTTCCTTTAGGAGTGGCGGTAAACCGACTATTAACGCGCGATGGTAACATTCAAGAAGCTTGGCGAAGAAGACTTGATAATATATTTGGAACTGACGATTGGTTTGAAGCTTTTTATCAATCTGTAAAGCCACAAAGCAAGCAACTAAATTTGTTTGAGATAGACAATAACCCTTCAACTGAAAAAACAGAAAAAATAGCTAATTTTGAGTTAATTAGTCAATATTTTGTTGAGCGATTGAAAACAGCATTTGCAGGAGTTGCAGAAAATCCACTTGTATTGCGTAACTCACGCAATAATCCTTTATTTTTACTATGTTTTGCATCAGGCAATCCTAAAGGAGCGCCAACAGCAATTAAAATTGCACAGCATATATTAAAGGGATAA